In the genome of Alphaproteobacteria bacterium CG11_big_fil_rev_8_21_14_0_20_39_49, one region contains:
- a CDS encoding Na(+)/H(+) antiporter subunit D (subunit D of antiporter complex involved in resistance to high concentrations of Na+, K+, Li+ and/or alkali; contains an oxidoreductase domain; catalyzes the transfer of electrons from NADH to ubiquinone; in S. meliloti it is known to be involved specifically with K+ transport): MNSILGLMSPSFFMLIGALLIPFMPKHIRVPFVLMIPVMALVRVWQMPVGEDLISLNIAGFNIRPAFAHAYSHIFGTIFCIASFGGALFGLMQSRRIETSAAFLYGGSALGVTFSGDFISLFIYWELMAIGSTLIIFVSDQKNSMQAGMRYALIHFLGGVILMTGIIGQIMLTGTATLVPFEAHTSLLLPEYGLDLNGIIMWLILIGILINAAAPPMSAWIADSYPKSSPFGAVFLSAFTTKTAVFVLLTLFAGTQLLIYIGLFMVFYGIIYAMLENDMRKILSYSIINQVGFMIIGIGIGTTMALNGTAMHAFAHIVYKALLFMSAGSVLYMTGKSKFTELGGLCRTMKLTMVCGIIGAFSISAFPLTSGFITKSMIVSAVMKEELEMVWYLLMAASAGAFLYVGLKFPWFVFFGKDSGMRPDEPPFNMKLAMILFSLLCIIPGIPGLAEKTIYQMLPVVPDYVVYDKEHVISQLQLLLFAALAFFLMLPMLKRTDTISLDFDWFYRGLGHYVVSALYYIGRFPARIGLIVAKKIMKKWLKLFTKIYSPEGLLARSWSLGATVMWTGTFLGIYLVIYYITPN, from the coding sequence ATGAATAGTATTCTCGGTCTTATGTCGCCTTCGTTCTTCATGCTTATCGGTGCGTTGTTGATACCGTTCATGCCCAAACATATCAGAGTGCCTTTTGTCCTGATGATACCGGTTATGGCTCTTGTTAGAGTTTGGCAGATGCCTGTAGGAGAAGATCTTATAAGCCTGAACATAGCAGGTTTTAACATCAGACCGGCATTTGCACACGCTTATTCCCATATTTTCGGTACGATATTTTGCATAGCGTCTTTTGGCGGTGCTTTATTCGGACTGATGCAAAGCAGAAGAATAGAAACCTCGGCAGCCTTTTTATATGGAGGCAGTGCGTTGGGGGTTACTTTCTCAGGAGACTTTATAAGCCTGTTCATATATTGGGAGCTAATGGCGATAGGTTCGACTTTGATAATTTTTGTATCCGACCAGAAAAACTCAATGCAGGCAGGAATGCGGTATGCTTTGATACACTTCCTTGGCGGCGTTATTTTAATGACCGGAATCATAGGGCAGATAATGCTGACGGGAACGGCCACCCTTGTTCCGTTTGAGGCTCACACATCGTTGTTGCTGCCTGAATATGGTTTGGATTTGAACGGAATAATAATGTGGCTTATTTTAATCGGTATCCTTATTAATGCCGCAGCCCCTCCGATGTCCGCATGGATTGCCGACTCATATCCGAAAAGCTCACCTTTCGGAGCGGTGTTTTTATCGGCATTTACTACCAAAACTGCGGTTTTCGTGTTGCTTACATTATTTGCCGGAACGCAGCTATTGATTTATATAGGTCTGTTCATGGTGTTTTACGGCATTATATACGCAATGCTGGAAAATGATATGCGTAAGATATTGTCATATAGTATCATTAATCAGGTCGGGTTTATGATAATCGGTATCGGTATCGGTACTACGATGGCACTAAACGGCACTGCCATGCACGCATTTGCACATATTGTTTATAAGGCTTTATTGTTCATGTCGGCAGGTTCGGTTCTGTATATGACGGGAAAAAGTAAATTCACCGAGCTTGGCGGTCTTTGTCGCACAATGAAGCTGACTATGGTCTGTGGAATTATAGGGGCGTTTTCAATATCGGCATTTCCGCTTACCTCAGGCTTTATTACCAAGTCAATGATAGTTTCTGCCGTAATGAAAGAAGAGCTGGAAATGGTATGGTATTTACTGATGGCGGCATCGGCAGGAGCGTTTTTGTATGTGGGGCTAAAATTTCCGTGGTTTGTATTCTTCGGTAAGGATTCAGGTATGCGTCCTGATGAGCCTCCGTTTAATATGAAGCTGGCAATGATATTATTCTCGTTATTGTGCATTATTCCGGGAATCCCCGGACTTGCAGAGAAAACCATATATCAGATGTTGCCCGTTGTGCCTGACTATGTCGTATATGATAAGGAACACGTTATCTCGCAATTGCAGTTATTATTGTTTGCAGCTTTGGCATTCTTTTTGATGCTGCCTATGTTAAAGCGTACCGATACCATAAGCCTTGATTTTGACTGGTTCTATCGCGGGCTTGGTCATTACGTTGTTTCCGCCCTTTATTATATAGGTCGTTTCCCTGCAAGGATAGGTTTGATAGTAGCCAAAAAGATAATGAAAAAATGGTTAAAACTATTTACTAAAATATATAGCCCCGAGGGATTGCTGGCAAGAAGCTGGTCATTGGGTGCAACCGTAATGTGGACGGGTACTTTTCTTGGTATTTACCTTGTTATTTATTATATTACGCCTAATTAG
- a CDS encoding cation:proton antiporter, with product MIANLPALQVVIPLLAAPICAFMPTKRVAWILTVVVSFLCLIISLNLAYMVFNGSPISYYMGGWKPPFGIEYRVDMLNSFIAVIVSGVASVTSIYAYNSIDDEVERSKQPVFFATFLLCVAGLLGMCFTNDAFNIYVFLEISSLSTYALIAMGKDRRALIASFEYLVLGTIGATFFLIGIGLLYMMTGTLNISDLSLRVSQSPLMLDMTPIKAALAFLTVGLALKIAIFPLHLWLTNAYTNAPSFISAFLSATATKVSIYILIRIIFSIFGYEFAFTDMDLSKIFMTLAVIAIFVGSLVAIYQRNIKRMLAYSSVAQIGYIILGISLKNELGNSAAVIHLFNHALAKATLFMAVGCVVYRLGNARLESFSGIAKKMPITVGAFVVAGLSLVGVPFTGGFISKWFLLNALLDANLWPVFIAVLVSSLLALIYIWRVVETACFKKCHPRNKKVQEAPMLMVLPMVLMAFATVFFGIYTEPVIDFALRISEYLFSL from the coding sequence ATAATTGCTAACTTACCGGCTTTACAAGTTGTTATTCCGTTGCTGGCAGCACCTATATGTGCGTTTATGCCGACAAAGCGTGTTGCGTGGATTCTTACCGTGGTAGTTTCCTTCTTATGCCTGATAATATCACTTAACCTTGCCTATATGGTGTTTAACGGCTCTCCTATATCCTATTATATGGGCGGGTGGAAGCCTCCTTTCGGAATAGAGTACAGGGTTGACATGCTGAACTCTTTTATTGCGGTTATAGTATCCGGCGTTGCATCAGTAACGTCTATCTATGCGTATAACAGCATTGATGATGAGGTGGAAAGGTCTAAACAGCCTGTGTTCTTTGCCACGTTCTTATTATGTGTTGCAGGGCTTTTGGGAATGTGCTTTACCAATGATGCATTCAACATATATGTGTTTTTGGAAATATCGTCACTTTCAACATATGCGTTAATCGCTATGGGTAAGGATAGAAGGGCGTTAATAGCGTCATTTGAATATCTGGTTTTGGGAACTATCGGTGCTACGTTCTTCCTGATAGGGATAGGGTTGTTATATATGATGACCGGAACATTGAATATTTCCGACTTGTCTTTGAGGGTATCGCAATCACCTTTGATGTTGGATATGACCCCGATAAAGGCTGCGTTAGCGTTCCTGACCGTGGGGCTGGCTTTGAAAATAGCTATATTTCCTCTGCATTTATGGCTTACTAATGCTTATACTAACGCACCTTCGTTTATTTCTGCGTTTTTATCGGCAACGGCCACCAAGGTAAGTATATATATTTTAATAAGAATAATATTTTCAATATTCGGTTATGAGTTTGCCTTCACCGATATGGATTTGAGTAAAATATTCATGACATTGGCGGTTATTGCTATATTTGTAGGATCGTTAGTGGCTATATATCAGAGGAATATTAAGCGTATGCTCGCATATTCTTCAGTAGCACAGATAGGTTATATTATTTTAGGTATAAGTTTAAAAAATGAGCTTGGGAACTCGGCGGCGGTAATCCACCTGTTTAATCATGCACTTGCAAAGGCAACTTTATTCATGGCGGTAGGTTGTGTGGTTTACAGGCTCGGTAATGCTCGTCTTGAAAGTTTTAGCGGTATTGCTAAAAAAATGCCTATAACCGTTGGTGCTTTTGTAGTGGCGGGCTTAAGTCTGGTCGGAGTTCCTTTTACAGGAGGCTTTATAAGCAAGTGGTTCTTGTTGAATGCATTGCTTGATGCCAATCTGTGGCCTGTATTTATTGCGGTTTTGGTCAGCTCGTTGTTGGCGCTTATATATATATGGCGTGTAGTTGAGACGGCATGTTTTAAAAAATGCCATCCAAGAAATAAGAAAGTTCAGGAAGCACCGATGCTTATGGTGCTGCCTATGGTTTTAATGGCATTTGCTACGGTGTTTTTCGGTATTTACACCGAGCCTGTAATTGATTTTGCATTAAGGATTTCGGAATATTTGTTTAGTTTATAA
- a CDS encoding cation:proton antiporter, translating to MPMVMDTVLLFLLLLNAIAVIYAKDLMTATILLGIFSLLMAALYLVMGAADVAITEAAVGAGISTILILLVLSLVGHKEKKVEGNLLVPAAIIVFVSLGLLYATYDMPEYGSRYTPAQIHVSPYYLENGPVETGIPNVVTSVLASYRGFDTLGEVVVVLTAVLAITLLLGRFTGKEDK from the coding sequence ATGCCGATGGTAATGGATACCGTGTTGCTGTTTTTACTGCTGTTGAACGCAATAGCCGTTATCTATGCGAAAGACTTGATGACCGCTACTATATTGCTTGGTATTTTCAGCCTGTTGATGGCTGCTCTTTACCTTGTTATGGGAGCTGCTGACGTGGCGATAACGGAAGCCGCTGTCGGAGCCGGTATAAGTACCATACTTATATTACTGGTACTTTCTTTGGTCGGGCATAAGGAGAAAAAGGTGGAGGGCAACCTTTTAGTGCCTGCTGCCATAATAGTTTTTGTTTCACTCGGGTTGTTATATGCAACATATGATATGCCTGAATACGGTAGCAGATATACCCCTGCACAGATACATGTTTCCCCTTATTATCTGGAGAACGGTCCTGTTGAAACCGGCATACCCAATGTTGTTACGTCGGTGCTGGCAAGTTACAGGGGATTTGATACGCTTGGTGAGGTGGTGGTTGTATTGACGGCGGTATTGGCGATTACCCTTCTTTTGGGGCGTTTTACCGGCAAGGAGGATAAGTAA
- a CDS encoding cation:proton antiporter (subunit G of antiporter complex involved in resistance to high concentrations of Na+, K+, Li+ and/or alkali) has product MFFVVSGAFFMFSAALGVLRMPDFYTRLHPAGVADSLGAPFVLVGIAILNGATLFSGKIIFLILFMLITSPTACHALAKAAVYSGLKPYKSKRRKK; this is encoded by the coding sequence ATGTTTTTTGTTGTCAGCGGAGCATTTTTTATGTTTTCTGCGGCTTTAGGTGTTTTGCGTATGCCTGATTTTTACACAAGACTGCATCCGGCAGGCGTTGCCGACTCATTAGGTGCGCCGTTTGTTTTGGTAGGTATTGCTATATTAAACGGGGCTACATTGTTCTCGGGTAAGATAATATTTTTGATATTGTTTATGCTTATTACAAGCCCTACCGCATGTCACGCACTGGCAAAAGCGGCGGTATATAGCGGACTAAAGCCTTATAAAAGTAAAAGGAGGAAAAAATGA
- a CDS encoding tRNA guanosine(34) transglycosylase Tgt, translating to MQKFSFKINNKDGKSRTGVVSTAHGEIRTPAFMPVGTAATVKAMLPESVKSTGADIILGNTYHLMLRPTAERIANLGGLHKFMNWNAPILTDSGGFQVMSLSQIRKISEEGVQFRSHIDGSKHMLSPERSMEIQHLLGSDITMIFDECTPYPATKEVAEKSMHLSLRWAKRSKDAYKVRSGYGLFGIVQGSVYEDLRKESAQKLQEIGFDGYAIGGLAVGEGQELMFETLDYTTPMLPEDRPRYLMGVGKPDDLVGAVKRGVDMFDCVLPTRSGRNGQAFTSKGAINILNAKYKDDTAALDENCYCPACKNYSRAYIHHLVKSKEILGSMLMTWHNLQYYQNLMAAMRDAIDKGRFEEFENSFKEAYEN from the coding sequence ATGCAAAAATTTTCATTCAAAATAAATAATAAAGACGGCAAGAGCCGTACGGGAGTTGTGAGTACCGCACATGGTGAGATAAGAACGCCTGCGTTCATGCCTGTGGGGACTGCTGCTACTGTGAAGGCAATGCTGCCTGAATCGGTAAAGTCAACTGGTGCGGATATAATACTCGGTAATACTTATCACCTGATGCTAAGACCCACAGCCGAGAGAATCGCGAATCTTGGCGGTCTGCATAAATTTATGAACTGGAATGCTCCGATATTAACTGATTCGGGAGGTTTTCAGGTTATGTCGCTTTCACAGATAAGAAAAATATCCGAAGAAGGCGTGCAGTTTAGGTCGCATATAGACGGTAGTAAGCATATGCTATCACCCGAAAGGTCAATGGAGATACAGCATCTTTTGGGTAGTGATATCACGATGATATTCGATGAATGTACACCCTATCCGGCAACCAAAGAGGTGGCGGAAAAATCTATGCACCTGTCACTTAGGTGGGCTAAGCGGTCAAAAGATGCCTATAAGGTAAGGAGCGGTTACGGGTTGTTCGGTATTGTGCAGGGAAGTGTTTATGAGGATTTGCGAAAGGAATCGGCTCAAAAGTTGCAGGAAATCGGTTTTGACGGCTATGCAATAGGAGGGCTTGCAGTGGGAGAGGGGCAGGAGTTGATGTTTGAAACGCTTGATTATACAACCCCTATGTTACCCGAAGACAGACCCAGATATCTTATGGGAGTGGGCAAGCCTGATGATTTGGTTGGTGCTGTAAAACGAGGTGTTGATATGTTTGATTGTGTGTTGCCGACAAGGTCGGGCAGAAACGGTCAGGCATTTACATCAAAGGGGGCGATAAATATATTAAACGCAAAATATAAGGACGATACCGCAGCATTGGACGAAAATTGTTACTGTCCGGCATGTAAAAATTATAGCAGGGCATATATACATCATCTGGTAAAATCAAAGGAAATACTGGGTTCAATGCTGATGACGTGGCATAATTTACAATATTATCAAAATCTTATGGCAGCTATGCGAGATGCCATTGATAAGGGACGTTTTGAAGAGTTTGAGAACTCCTTTAAAGAAGCGTATGAGAATTAG
- a CDS encoding Na+/H+ antiporter subunit C, translating to MFESYNYWISIFIMMVGLFGVITRGNLVKKMMSLAIFQVSVLLFYISVGTIEGALPPIRVDMVTGEKNIYLLDGEHFYANPLPHVLMLTAIVVGVAVIAVGLAIIVRIKEEYGTIEEDEILKLDKEFSENERKNS from the coding sequence ATGTTTGAAAGCTATAATTATTGGATAAGCATATTTATTATGATGGTCGGATTGTTCGGGGTGATTACCCGTGGGAATCTGGTCAAAAAAATGATGTCCCTTGCCATATTTCAGGTGTCGGTTCTGCTTTTCTATATTTCTGTAGGCACTATAGAAGGTGCTTTGCCTCCGATAAGGGTTGATATGGTAACGGGAGAAAAAAACATTTATCTGTTAGACGGTGAGCATTTTTACGCCAACCCCCTTCCGCATGTGCTTATGCTTACCGCTATTGTGGTGGGTGTTGCGGTGATAGCCGTAGGTCTGGCTATAATTGTGCGTATAAAAGAAGAATACGGAACTATTGAGGAGGACGAAATATTAAAGTTAGATAAAGAGTTTAGCGAAAATGAAAGGAAGAATTCATGA
- a CDS encoding pH regulation protein F gives MIEAVIIAVLVSMVMVVIRGILGPTVFDRILAANLFGTKIVVFIVLVGHFMGTEFFLDVALTYALINFITTIALLRYFKFEDSKG, from the coding sequence ATGATAGAAGCAGTTATTATTGCGGTCTTGGTAAGTATGGTCATGGTTGTAATACGAGGAATATTAGGACCTACGGTTTTTGACCGGATATTAGCCGCTAACCTTTTCGGTACTAAGATAGTGGTGTTTATTGTGCTGGTAGGTCATTTTATGGGAACGGAGTTTTTCTTAGATGTAGCTTTAACATATGCACTAATAAATTTTATAACGACAATAGCATTGCTTCGCTATTTTAAATTTGAAGATAGTAAAGGATAG
- a CDS encoding cation:proton antiporter (subunit D of antiporter complex involved in resistance to high concentrations of Na+, K+, Li+ and/or alkali; contains an oxidoreductase domain; catalyzes the transfer of electrons from NADH to ubiquinone) yields MNFENNETYLLVCFLLPLLAVVTNAVIRFPNLRDIVTVVISLFLFANMLDVLKIFRSGETIKYNLIEIMPGLSISFSIEPLGMIFALIVSFLWIVSTVYSIGYMRGNNEKHQGRFFCFFAVAIFAAIGVAFASNLLTLFVFYELMTICTFPLVTHSGTLEAKKSGRVYLGILMGTSICFLLPAIILTYVTTGTLEFTQGGILAANVGVGLSSLLLFLYIYGIGKAALMPIHKWLPAAMVAPTPVSALLHAVAVVKAGVFSIVKIIVYIFGVDNLQQLADSNWWSGQWLAWVASFTIIVASLVALKQDNLKKMLAYSTVSQLSYVVLAASILAPKSITAAAFHIVAHAFGKITLFFAAGSIYTTAHKSKISQMSGIGKQMPITMIAFSIGALSMIGIPPAVGFISKWYMINGAFDRELYWVIIVVIISTLLNAAYFLPVIYKAFFENERQDPGVVIERRHGESSFPIVLALMITAAATLLLFIYPGVFLELAKELVN; encoded by the coding sequence ATGAATTTTGAAAACAACGAAACATATTTATTAGTTTGCTTTTTACTGCCGCTCTTAGCGGTGGTGACTAATGCCGTTATACGCTTCCCTAATCTCAGGGACATAGTTACCGTTGTTATATCGCTATTCCTTTTTGCCAATATGCTGGACGTTTTGAAGATATTCAGGTCGGGTGAAACTATAAAATATAATCTTATAGAGATAATGCCTGGGCTTTCGATATCTTTTTCTATCGAGCCTCTGGGTATGATATTTGCCCTTATAGTGTCGTTCCTGTGGATAGTCAGTACCGTATATTCGATAGGCTATATGCGTGGTAATAACGAAAAACACCAAGGTCGTTTTTTCTGTTTCTTTGCGGTTGCTATATTTGCGGCAATAGGTGTGGCGTTTGCTTCAAACCTGCTTACGCTATTTGTGTTTTACGAGCTAATGACTATTTGTACGTTCCCTCTGGTTACTCATTCGGGTACTTTAGAGGCTAAAAAGTCGGGTCGTGTCTATCTTGGGATATTAATGGGAACGTCAATTTGTTTCTTACTGCCTGCCATAATTTTAACTTATGTGACTACCGGTACGCTTGAATTTACGCAAGGGGGTATTTTAGCCGCCAATGTAGGTGTCGGTTTGTCGTCTTTGTTGTTGTTCCTTTATATATACGGAATCGGCAAGGCAGCACTTATGCCGATTCATAAATGGCTTCCGGCGGCAATGGTTGCTCCGACTCCTGTTAGTGCCTTGTTGCACGCTGTGGCGGTTGTAAAGGCGGGAGTGTTTTCCATTGTAAAAATTATTGTGTATATTTTCGGTGTAGATAACTTACAGCAGCTTGCAGATAGCAACTGGTGGAGCGGTCAGTGGCTTGCGTGGGTGGCATCTTTTACTATTATCGTGGCATCTTTGGTGGCTTTAAAGCAGGATAACTTAAAAAAGATGCTTGCCTATTCTACTGTAAGCCAGCTTTCATATGTTGTGCTGGCTGCGTCAATCTTAGCACCTAAATCAATTACTGCGGCGGCATTTCACATTGTAGCTCATGCATTTGGAAAGATAACTTTATTCTTTGCGGCAGGTTCTATTTACACAACGGCTCATAAAAGCAAGATAAGCCAGATGTCGGGTATCGGTAAACAAATGCCTATTACTATGATTGCCTTTTCAATAGGTGCGTTGTCTATGATAGGTATTCCTCCGGCTGTGGGGTTTATTTCAAAATGGTATATGATAAACGGTGCTTTTGATAGAGAGTTGTATTGGGTTATTATTGTTGTAATTATAAGCACTTTATTGAATGCGGCTTATTTTCTGCCTGTTATTTACAAAGCGTTTTTTGAAAATGAACGGCAAGATCCCGGTGTGGTAATCGAACGCAGACATGGTGAATCGTCTTTCCCTATAGTTCTTGCGTTGATGATTACCGCTGCCGCTACGCTTCTTCTGTTTATCTATCCGGGTGTATTTTTGGAACTTGCAAAAGAATTGGTAAATTAG